A genome region from Dolichospermum compactum NIES-806 includes the following:
- a CDS encoding cytochrome ubiquinol oxidase subunit I: MGFLSDPIILSRIQFAVTSIFHMLWPVLTIGMAGYLVVVEILWLLTKNPDYYRHARFWSKIYILNFGCGVASGVALEFEFGANWSPFSVAVGDFFGTILGFEGTMAFMLEAAFLGIMISGWHRVPSWLHLLSTIMVFVGASLSSFWIIVANSWMQTPAGGEMVNGKFIVHDFIEAIFNPAALNSWFHMVLAILETALFVIGGISAWYILKNRHHAFFSTSFKLALALAIFVTPLQLFVGHISGEEVYHNQPTKLAAIEAIWDTIPAGKSAPWTALVAPDITGEKNHWEVNIPHALSYILEMKPTLSEPVKGLKEWQPQDRPHAISLIFYSFRIMVGIGFFLCGLMLFSVIQWLRGKLAIENITKQRWLMRGWVFAAPLGYMAVEFGWIVREVGRQPWTVYGKIRTADAVSHLPANTVLTSLIAYTVIYLLLFSSALYFGSRIVRQGPNLELPLPTGSNEREFVGEVVGTKIQKGEV, from the coding sequence ATGGGATTTTTGTCAGACCCCATTATATTGTCACGCATACAATTTGCCGTGACTAGCATATTTCATATGTTATGGCCTGTCTTAACCATCGGCATGGCGGGTTATTTGGTAGTAGTAGAAATTCTCTGGTTGCTCACAAAAAACCCTGATTACTACCGTCATGCGCGTTTCTGGTCAAAAATCTACATTCTTAATTTTGGGTGTGGAGTCGCATCAGGAGTTGCTTTAGAATTTGAATTTGGTGCTAATTGGTCTCCATTTTCTGTAGCTGTTGGTGACTTTTTCGGCACAATTTTAGGCTTTGAAGGCACAATGGCATTCATGCTAGAAGCTGCCTTTTTAGGCATTATGATTTCTGGTTGGCATCGTGTACCTAGTTGGTTACATTTGCTATCAACAATCATGGTTTTTGTCGGTGCAAGTCTATCTTCTTTTTGGATTATTGTCGCTAATTCTTGGATGCAAACACCTGCTGGTGGTGAAATGGTGAATGGTAAATTCATCGTCCATGATTTTATCGAAGCCATTTTTAATCCAGCCGCATTAAATAGTTGGTTTCACATGGTTTTGGCGATTTTAGAAACTGCACTATTTGTAATTGGCGGAATTAGTGCCTGGTATATTCTCAAGAATCGCCATCATGCTTTCTTTAGTACATCTTTCAAATTGGCTTTAGCTTTAGCTATTTTTGTCACTCCTTTACAACTATTTGTTGGTCATATCAGTGGTGAAGAAGTTTATCACAACCAACCCACAAAATTAGCCGCGATAGAAGCAATTTGGGATACTATTCCCGCCGGAAAATCTGCACCTTGGACAGCGTTAGTTGCACCTGATATAACTGGAGAGAAAAATCATTGGGAAGTTAATATTCCTCATGCTTTGAGTTACATCTTAGAAATGAAACCTACTCTTTCTGAACCAGTGAAAGGTTTAAAAGAATGGCAACCACAAGATAGACCTCATGCTATCAGTCTTATTTTCTATTCTTTCCGTATCATGGTAGGAATTGGCTTCTTTTTATGTGGATTAATGTTGTTCAGTGTTATTCAATGGTTACGCGGTAAACTTGCCATAGAAAATATCACTAAACAACGTTGGTTGATGCGAGGTTGGGTATTTGCCGCACCTTTAGGATATATGGCTGTGGAGTTTGGTTGGATAGTGCGAGAAGTGGGAAGACAACCTTGGACTGTCTACGGAAAAATTAGAACAGCAGATGCAGTTTCTCATCTTCCAGCAAATACGGTTCTCACTTCATTAATAGCCTATACAGTTATTTATTTGCTGTTATTTAGTTCTGCTTTGTACTTTGGTAGTCGCATTGTTCGCCAAGGTCCAAATTTGGAATTACCACTACCAACAGGTAGTAATGAAAGAGAATTTGTGGGTGAAGTTGTAGGAACTAAAATTCAGAAAGGAGAGGTTTAA
- the cydB gene encoding cytochrome d ubiquinol oxidase subunit II, whose product MDTLERILPIVWFGIIALFLSIYLITDGFDLGVGILTFRRKNEEEKGILINTLSSVWDANETWLVCTGGALFGAFPLAYATIVHALYIPITCMVIGFILRAVAFEFREHSHNKTFWSFAFAGGSLLATLSQGLILGGVLAGIKVDSTGAFIGGIWDWLNLPSILVALTVMQGYVMIGATYLIIKTEGELQKTYYRTALLSTWATVIGAILITAAVPVYYENIRDRLFHQPEVFIFALIPILALLAVSRLIYSINARQEMTPFIWAVVVFLITTVGLAFVIFPYIIPTQITIFEAASSFSSQVLMITFIGFFVPIMLFYNAYLYRVFRGKVVSSHYGE is encoded by the coding sequence ATGGACACATTGGAACGAATATTACCGATAGTTTGGTTTGGTATTATCGCCTTATTTCTCTCCATTTATTTGATTACTGATGGTTTTGATTTAGGAGTAGGGATTTTAACTTTCAGGAGAAAAAATGAGGAAGAAAAAGGCATTTTAATTAACACTTTAAGTAGTGTTTGGGACGCTAATGAAACTTGGTTAGTGTGTACTGGAGGAGCTTTATTTGGGGCTTTTCCTCTGGCTTATGCCACAATTGTTCATGCTCTGTATATTCCAATCACCTGCATGGTAATTGGATTTATTTTGCGGGCGGTGGCATTTGAATTTAGAGAACATTCCCACAATAAAACTTTTTGGAGTTTTGCCTTTGCTGGTGGTAGTTTATTAGCTACTTTATCCCAAGGATTAATTCTGGGTGGGGTTTTAGCTGGAATCAAAGTTGATAGTACAGGTGCGTTTATTGGTGGGATTTGGGATTGGTTAAATTTGCCATCAATTCTAGTAGCTTTAACTGTCATGCAAGGCTATGTGATGATTGGTGCAACCTATCTAATTATCAAGACAGAAGGTGAACTACAAAAAACCTATTATCGCACAGCTTTATTATCAACTTGGGCGACAGTTATTGGAGCAATTTTGATTACTGCTGCTGTTCCCGTGTACTATGAAAATATACGCGATCGCTTGTTTCATCAACCAGAAGTATTTATCTTTGCGTTAATTCCTATACTGGCTCTTTTAGCAGTTAGCAGATTAATTTACAGCATCAACGCTCGTCAGGAAATGACACCTTTTATTTGGGCAGTTGTGGTCTTCTTAATTACAACTGTGGGTTTAGCTTTTGTCATCTTTCCTTACATTATTCCCACCCAAATCACCATTTTTGAGGCAGCTTCTTCCTTTAGTTCTCAAGTTTTGATGATTACCTTCATTGGCTTTTTTGTACCGATTATGCTGTTCTATAATGCCTATCTATATAGGGTATTTCGAGGCAAAGTAGTTAGTAGTCATTACGGCGAATAA
- a CDS encoding chlorophyll a/b-binding protein translates to MTAKGFTTNELGQLNSFAIEPKVYVDETPRVGFTEYAEKLNGRLAMIGFVSLIAVEAITGNGLIAWLTNL, encoded by the coding sequence ATGACAGCTAAAGGCTTTACCACCAACGAACTCGGTCAACTCAACAGCTTTGCGATTGAACCCAAAGTATATGTAGACGAAACCCCAAGAGTAGGTTTTACAGAATACGCAGAAAAGCTCAACGGACGTTTAGCCATGATTGGCTTTGTCTCACTCATAGCTGTAGAAGCGATTACTGGAAATGGCTTGATTGCATGGTTAACAAACCTGTAA
- a CDS encoding chlorophyll a/b-binding protein has product MKVDQTPRVGFTEYAEKLNGRLAMIGFVSLIAVEAITGNGLIGWLTSL; this is encoded by the coding sequence ATGAAAGTAGACCAAACACCAAGAGTAGGTTTCACAGAATACGCAGAAAAGCTGAATGGACGTTTAGCCATGATTGGCTTTGTCTCACTCATAGCTGTAGAAGCGATTACAGGAAATGGCTTGATTGGATGGTTGACAAGCCTGTAA
- a CDS encoding MbnP family protein yields MKRQLLLTSATIAGIILAGNFGGVTKTVAQTTNTQEVTINFQGRVGKQPYQGLQFTLGVPVNLNHADSVTAPSPLNLTSLWWNWLFGYKFARLDWKTQTHDSQVKHGEKSEKSQGLSIHLGSTCCQAIEGIQKPSTCSNLNASKVIFTKFDVNKNVVIAIFNDNLL; encoded by the coding sequence ATGAAACGGCAATTATTATTAACATCTGCCACAATAGCAGGAATTATTCTGGCTGGAAATTTTGGTGGTGTTACCAAAACTGTAGCTCAAACTACTAATACCCAAGAAGTAACAATTAATTTTCAAGGAAGAGTGGGTAAACAACCTTATCAAGGCTTACAATTTACTTTAGGTGTTCCTGTCAATCTTAATCATGCTGATTCTGTCACTGCACCATCTCCATTAAATCTGACTTCTTTATGGTGGAATTGGCTATTTGGCTATAAATTTGCTCGTTTGGATTGGAAAACCCAAACTCACGATTCTCAGGTAAAGCATGGTGAAAAAAGTGAAAAATCTCAGGGTTTATCGATTCATTTAGGTAGCACTTGTTGTCAAGCAATTGAGGGAATTCAAAAACCATCAACTTGTAGTAATTTGAATGCCTCAAAAGTCATTTTTACCAAGTTTGATGTTAATAAAAATGTCGTAATTGCTATATTTAACGACAATCTTTTGTAA
- a CDS encoding DUF1636 family protein — translation MLNQKHNLFVCTTCGGKWEDGKRVGESKGEQLLKQLQQLAADSELHNQFSIQGVECMSACSHSCVVAFAAAGKSTYLFGDLPVDNSTFAILKCASLYYAKADGLLPWSERPEPLKKGILAKIPALK, via the coding sequence ATGCTCAATCAAAAACATAATCTATTTGTCTGCACAACTTGTGGTGGTAAGTGGGAAGACGGTAAGCGAGTTGGTGAAAGTAAAGGTGAACAACTACTAAAACAGCTTCAACAACTTGCAGCAGACAGTGAATTGCACAATCAATTCTCCATTCAGGGGGTTGAATGTATGAGTGCTTGCAGTCATTCCTGTGTCGTTGCTTTTGCAGCAGCAGGAAAATCAACCTATCTCTTTGGTGATTTACCCGTAGATAATAGTACATTTGCTATACTAAAATGTGCCAGTCTATACTATGCTAAAGCGGATGGTTTGCTACCTTGGTCAGAACGCCCAGAACCATTGAAAAAAGGTATTTTAGCGAAAATACCTGCACTAAAATAA
- a CDS encoding TonB-dependent receptor plug domain-containing protein codes for MSINLVAKLGIQIVASSVTMTLGMLCENCKVIGVEIPQHEEPVTEKITQNTPADIEEKEADIEIDVIEKLLNEPVFSPFRQEGTVKDSTRPIYVITGEEMEAQGARTIREALKFLPGILGDGTVGTEVNALSGQLIRGSNTGQVLILLDGRPINNAGSGGFDLSEFTTNNIQRIEVLPGGGSTLYGSDAIGGVINIITRRPTEKITTEAKVNFGAYGLNQQSIQNSGKKGDISWVVGYNRTQAENNYPFSIPEANFTGTRKNNDALYNNFNVKLEADLGKRNTLSFSTLYLNKEQGTPGGVPIPFPVNGQGFFNSLTDKNRKYTDQVLTDLTWNSKLGGGDNSLLTARIYGDFLNTRFDPSGSSSSPSRFETNQTSYGIQTTHSWNFAKNQSLVYGFDYRTVNVRNTSFSYSTNKETLNYDNDINQGALFGKYEVALIPNLTINLGLRQDFSSLVNGSVTSPSVGTKFAVSDSTTLRANYIKNFRVPTIANLFNVNPSNIGNPELKPERGDSFDIGIDQKLGNIGLVRLTFFKNSVSDPIAFKRLTPPVNGNTGTWENIGLVETTGIEASLNLQMAKNVYTFVNYTANDPRILKSSNAAEIDKELRFAGADKLNLGVSYENPQGLYLGLLMNSLNGYPTNNTNTEFLSGYTTFDFKLRVPLSDKLVVTGSLENLFNQRYQLFPGFPDGGRGFQVGLSSTF; via the coding sequence ATGTCTATCAATTTAGTTGCGAAACTGGGAATTCAAATTGTTGCGTCTAGTGTGACTATGACTTTGGGAATGTTGTGTGAGAATTGCAAAGTTATAGGAGTAGAAATTCCCCAACATGAAGAACCAGTCACAGAGAAAATTACTCAAAATACACCAGCAGATATTGAAGAAAAAGAAGCTGATATTGAAATAGATGTCATTGAGAAGTTATTAAATGAACCTGTTTTTTCACCCTTTCGTCAGGAAGGAACAGTGAAAGATTCTACCCGGCCAATTTATGTAATTACGGGTGAAGAAATGGAAGCGCAAGGTGCGAGAACTATCAGAGAAGCACTTAAATTTCTGCCTGGTATATTAGGCGATGGTACAGTAGGAACAGAAGTTAATGCTTTAAGTGGTCAATTAATTCGTGGTTCTAATACTGGTCAAGTATTAATATTACTTGATGGTAGACCAATTAATAATGCCGGAAGTGGTGGTTTTGATCTTTCCGAATTTACAACTAACAATATTCAAAGAATTGAAGTATTACCAGGAGGAGGTTCAACTCTGTATGGTTCTGATGCAATTGGGGGAGTAATTAATATTATCACCCGTCGTCCTACAGAGAAAATTACCACAGAAGCAAAAGTCAATTTTGGTGCTTACGGACTCAATCAACAGAGTATTCAAAATAGTGGCAAAAAAGGTGATATTTCTTGGGTTGTAGGTTACAACCGTACCCAAGCTGAAAATAATTATCCTTTTTCTATTCCCGAAGCTAACTTTACAGGAACTCGAAAAAATAATGATGCACTTTATAATAATTTCAATGTCAAATTAGAGGCAGATTTAGGAAAACGGAATACCCTCAGTTTCTCGACTTTATACTTAAATAAAGAACAAGGAACACCAGGAGGAGTGCCAATTCCTTTTCCAGTCAATGGACAAGGTTTTTTTAATTCACTTACAGATAAAAATCGCAAATACACAGATCAAGTTTTAACTGATTTAACCTGGAATTCAAAATTAGGAGGTGGGGATAATTCTTTATTAACAGCAAGAATTTATGGTGATTTTTTGAATACTCGTTTTGATCCTAGTGGTTCATCTTCATCTCCCAGTCGCTTTGAGACTAATCAAACTTCCTACGGAATTCAAACTACACATAGTTGGAACTTTGCTAAAAATCAAAGCTTAGTTTATGGCTTTGATTATCGCACTGTCAATGTTCGGAATACTTCTTTTAGCTATTCCACTAATAAAGAAACATTGAATTATGATAATGACATTAATCAAGGAGCATTATTTGGCAAATATGAAGTAGCATTAATCCCCAACTTGACTATTAATTTAGGGTTACGTCAAGACTTTAGTAGCTTAGTAAATGGTTCTGTTACATCTCCATCTGTAGGAACAAAATTTGCTGTCTCTGATTCAACTACTTTAAGAGCAAATTACATCAAAAATTTCCGAGTTCCCACCATTGCTAACTTATTTAATGTCAATCCTAGTAATATTGGCAACCCAGAACTTAAACCAGAAAGAGGTGATAGTTTTGATATTGGCATTGACCAAAAACTTGGTAATATTGGTTTAGTAAGATTAACCTTTTTCAAAAATAGCGTATCAGATCCAATTGCCTTTAAGCGACTGACACCACCAGTAAATGGTAATACAGGAACTTGGGAAAATATCGGACTGGTGGAAACTACAGGAATTGAGGCTAGTTTGAATTTGCAAATGGCCAAAAACGTTTATACTTTCGTTAATTACACGGCAAATGATCCACGTATTTTGAAAAGTTCTAATGCGGCGGAAATTGACAAAGAACTGCGCTTTGCTGGTGCAGATAAATTAAATTTGGGAGTTTCTTATGAAAATCCTCAAGGTTTGTATTTGGGTTTACTAATGAATTCCTTAAATGGGTATCCTACTAATAATACAAATACAGAATTTTTATCTGGTTATACGACTTTTGATTTTAAACTGCGTGTACCTTTAAGTGATAAACTGGTAGTTACAGGTAGTTTGGAAAATCTCTTTAATCAGCGTTATCAGTTGTTTCCTGGTTTTCCTGACGGAGGTAGAGGTTTTCAAGTTGGTTTAAGTTCTACTTTTTAA
- a CDS encoding (2Fe-2S) ferredoxin domain-containing protein: protein MADFNCWVTPVNEKTIEATGNDWQIEYEFFDCQGDVLACLAYTLFQENWHQVGLGHLEQGSVLELEFHEAPKKCVLYDGYLTVITRDWHFHLCIEETLGGPNAETSIEVRQQRLINKGAFYRRINPEGEPRSWGIQFWNGAGEKAMTIFLPNPYVEDENLLPEGKADFKKLDFYQELRDIYVLGKKPIPFTKNPLKCAYIAVCTSGRCYPSRKWQPTFEALKAAVEKAELDLEVRTSGCLQVCKLGPVVYHSTDRTWYSRVKPEVAERIVQEHLVEGNKVVEYIYP from the coding sequence ATGGCTGATTTTAATTGTTGGGTAACACCAGTAAATGAAAAAACAATTGAAGCTACGGGAAATGATTGGCAAATTGAATATGAGTTTTTTGATTGTCAAGGTGATGTTCTGGCTTGTTTAGCTTATACTTTATTTCAGGAAAATTGGCATCAAGTTGGTTTAGGACATTTGGAACAAGGTAGTGTTTTAGAGTTGGAGTTTCACGAAGCACCTAAAAAATGCGTTCTCTATGATGGATATTTAACTGTTATTACTAGAGATTGGCATTTTCATTTATGTATTGAGGAAACTCTAGGTGGACCTAATGCTGAAACTTCTATCGAAGTAAGACAGCAACGTTTGATTAATAAGGGTGCATTTTATAGAAGGATAAATCCCGAAGGAGAACCCAGAAGTTGGGGTATTCAATTTTGGAATGGTGCTGGTGAAAAGGCTATGACGATATTTTTACCTAATCCTTATGTGGAAGATGAAAATTTGCTTCCTGAAGGTAAGGCTGATTTTAAAAAGTTGGATTTTTATCAGGAACTTAGAGATATTTATGTATTAGGTAAAAAGCCCATTCCTTTTACTAAAAATCCTCTCAAATGTGCCTACATTGCAGTTTGTACTTCTGGACGTTGTTATCCTTCTCGAAAATGGCAACCTACTTTTGAGGCTTTAAAGGCTGCTGTTGAGAAGGCAGAATTAGATTTGGAAGTGAGAACAAGTGGTTGTTTACAGGTTTGTAAGTTAGGTCCTGTTGTTTATCATTCTACTGATAGAACTTGGTACAGTCGTGTTAAACCGGAAGTTGCAGAAAGAATTGTACAGGAACATTTGGTTGAGGGGAATAAGGTTGTTGAATATATATATCCTTAG
- a CDS encoding ABC transporter substrate-binding protein — protein sequence MIFGKSKIIIFLCQLFLVAVLVVSCQGSQNSPVVSSVDNGCVQKYDSNVDYFPNKVKVNHAIGFAVEYYKNYKVVTIKNPWKNAKTGFKYVLVQCGTPTPPGFEKSQVFTTPVSSVISLSTTHLPHFSKLNVVDKLIGVSDIKQVTTPDFIDRIKAGKVVSVGNNSTVNVEKVLELNPELVTTFGTGNQQTDSFPKLLEAGLKVAINAEYMEDTPLGRSEWLKFTALFFNKEEDAEKIFAEIAKKYADIATKAKAVKNRPTVFVGFNFKGTWHTPGGNSYVAKYLADAGANYLWSEDKSSGSLPISFEAVFERAANADYWLNLRQSWLSLKDVVTEDNRYGDFNAFKKGNLYNNNARLSPNGGNDYWQSGISNPDVVLSDLIKIFHPEILPNYNLFYYQKVNK from the coding sequence ATGATTTTTGGCAAGTCTAAGATTATTATCTTTTTATGTCAGTTGTTTTTAGTTGCTGTTTTGGTTGTTTCTTGTCAAGGTTCTCAGAATAGTCCGGTTGTTAGTTCAGTTGATAATGGCTGTGTTCAAAAGTATGATTCTAATGTTGATTATTTTCCCAATAAGGTGAAGGTTAATCATGCTATCGGCTTTGCAGTTGAATATTATAAAAACTACAAAGTCGTGACGATTAAAAATCCTTGGAAAAATGCTAAAACAGGTTTTAAATATGTTTTGGTTCAATGCGGTACACCGACACCACCAGGGTTTGAAAAGTCCCAAGTATTTACTACACCTGTAAGTTCTGTGATTTCTCTTTCTACAACTCATTTACCACATTTTTCTAAGTTAAATGTTGTTGATAAGTTAATCGGTGTTAGTGATATTAAACAAGTAACTACACCAGATTTTATTGACAGAATTAAGGCTGGTAAGGTGGTATCTGTTGGGAATAATTCTACTGTGAATGTGGAGAAAGTTTTAGAACTTAATCCTGAGTTAGTTACAACTTTTGGTACTGGAAATCAACAAACTGATAGTTTTCCTAAGTTGTTGGAAGCTGGGTTAAAGGTGGCGATAAATGCTGAATATATGGAAGATACTCCACTGGGGAGAAGTGAATGGTTAAAATTTACTGCTTTATTTTTTAATAAGGAGGAAGATGCGGAGAAAATATTTGCTGAAATTGCTAAGAAATACGCAGATATTGCTACTAAAGCTAAAGCTGTTAAAAATCGTCCGACTGTGTTTGTAGGCTTCAATTTTAAAGGGACTTGGCACACACCAGGTGGTAATAGTTATGTAGCCAAATATCTCGCTGATGCAGGTGCAAATTATCTCTGGAGTGAGGATAAATCTTCTGGTAGTTTACCTATATCTTTTGAAGCTGTTTTTGAACGCGCTGCTAATGCTGATTATTGGTTGAATCTTAGACAATCTTGGCTAAGTTTAAAAGATGTTGTGACTGAAGATAATCGTTATGGTGATTTTAATGCTTTCAAAAAAGGAAATCTCTATAATAATAATGCTCGCCTTAGTCCCAATGGTGGTAATGATTACTGGCAAAGTGGGATTAGTAACCCTGATGTAGTTTTATCTGATTTAATTAAAATATTTCATCCAGAAATATTACCAAATTATAACCTATTTTACTATCAAAAAGTGAATAAATAA
- a CDS encoding iron ABC transporter permease, with product MLIKKHEVINKFLLWKFINKKYLIFSILLICLILAFLLDLGFGAVNIPIHEVMNILLGQEAEKTTWTNIILKFRLPKALTATLAGAALGVSGLQMQTLFKNPLAGPFVLGISSGASLGVALVLLTASLTVPTLLTDLGMIGDFSLVIAASFGAASVLGLMLVVSRRVQDTMTLLILGLLFGYATSAMVSILLQFSSQERIQSYIMWTFGSFTGVTWQQLAILTPVICVGLLIAVLQSKSLNALLLGESYARSLGLTVQKTRFSVISSASILAGAITAFCGPIAFLGVAIPHLCRSLFNTSDHRILIPSVIIMGAILALFADLVSQILINQMVLPLNAITALIGTPVVTWVILQRNSRKSFPS from the coding sequence ATGTTAATTAAAAAGCATGAGGTTATTAATAAATTTTTACTCTGGAAATTTATTAATAAGAAATATTTGATTTTTTCAATTTTACTAATCTGTTTAATTTTGGCATTTTTGCTGGATTTAGGATTTGGGGCTGTGAATATTCCCATTCATGAGGTTATGAATATCTTGCTGGGACAAGAAGCAGAAAAGACAACATGGACAAATATTATTCTCAAATTTCGTCTACCTAAAGCTTTAACTGCAACGTTAGCCGGTGCAGCTTTAGGGGTAAGTGGCTTGCAAATGCAAACTCTATTTAAAAATCCTTTAGCGGGTCCTTTTGTATTAGGAATTAGTTCCGGTGCAAGTTTAGGAGTAGCGTTGGTTTTACTGACAGCAAGTTTGACTGTACCGACGTTATTAACTGATTTAGGAATGATTGGTGATTTTAGTTTAGTTATAGCGGCAAGTTTTGGTGCAGCATCAGTATTAGGGTTGATGTTAGTTGTTTCTCGTCGTGTGCAAGACACAATGACGCTGTTAATTTTAGGTTTATTATTTGGATATGCGACAAGTGCAATGGTAAGTATTTTGTTACAATTTAGTTCACAAGAACGGATTCAAAGTTATATAATGTGGACTTTTGGCAGTTTTACTGGGGTAACTTGGCAACAATTAGCTATTTTAACTCCAGTTATTTGTGTAGGTTTATTAATTGCTGTGCTGCAATCAAAATCTTTAAATGCACTTTTATTAGGTGAATCTTATGCACGCAGTTTAGGGTTAACAGTCCAAAAAACCAGATTTTCTGTGATTAGCAGTGCTTCTATATTAGCGGGAGCGATTACTGCTTTTTGTGGTCCGATAGCATTTTTAGGTGTGGCAATTCCCCATCTTTGTCGTAGTCTTTTTAATACTTCAGATCATCGGATATTAATTCCTAGTGTCATAATCATGGGGGCAATTTTAGCTTTATTTGCTGATTTGGTTTCCCAAATTCTGATAAATCAAATGGTTTTACCTTTAAATGCTATTACTGCTTTGATAGGAACTCCTGTTGTTACTTGGGTAATTCTACAACGTAACTCTAGAAAATCTTTTCCGTCATGA
- a CDS encoding ABC transporter ATP-binding protein, with amino-acid sequence MSNSILETHNLTIGYKTSQKTIRNVASNISTSLQTGELVCLLGPNGAGKSTLLRTLAGMQPPIAGEVKLLENDIYKLPPQELAKRLSLVLTEKIDVGMLSAYALVSMGRYPYTDWWGKLSSEDEEIINWAIKSVGAVNLAQRNVSELSDGERQKIMIARALAQSPMVMLLDEPTAFLDLPRRVEIMQLLRQLARDINQAILLSTHDLDLALRLADKIWLLGNNGILHVGAPEDLILNGIFADAFRTEGVEFNIFSGEFNLHIPEKGTVNLIGEDIATIWTIRALERVGFTVLQGGKSAQITVEVISSPQEVFWKVRKYKAVSTYYSLYEVIKFLSF; translated from the coding sequence ATGAGTAACTCAATTCTGGAAACTCATAATTTAACTATTGGTTATAAGACTTCCCAGAAAACTATTCGGAATGTTGCATCTAATATTTCTACCTCTTTGCAAACAGGAGAATTAGTTTGTCTACTTGGTCCTAATGGTGCGGGTAAGTCTACATTATTGCGCACTCTGGCAGGAATGCAGCCACCAATTGCTGGGGAAGTCAAACTTTTAGAAAATGATATTTACAAGTTACCACCACAAGAATTAGCAAAACGTTTAAGTTTGGTATTGACTGAAAAAATTGATGTGGGAATGTTATCAGCTTACGCTTTGGTGAGTATGGGCAGATATCCTTATACTGACTGGTGGGGAAAGTTATCATCTGAAGATGAAGAGATTATTAATTGGGCGATAAAATCTGTGGGGGCGGTAAATTTAGCCCAACGGAATGTGAGTGAATTAAGTGATGGTGAACGACAAAAAATCATGATTGCTAGAGCTTTAGCACAGTCGCCTATGGTGATGCTATTGGATGAACCTACAGCATTTTTAGATTTACCACGTCGGGTGGAAATTATGCAATTATTACGTCAATTAGCAAGGGATATAAATCAGGCAATTTTGCTTTCTACCCATGATTTAGATTTAGCTTTACGTCTTGCTGATAAAATTTGGCTATTAGGAAATAATGGTATTCTCCACGTTGGCGCACCGGAAGATTTGATATTAAATGGTATATTTGCTGATGCTTTCCGCACTGAAGGTGTAGAATTTAATATTTTTTCTGGGGAATTTAATCTGCATATACCTGAAAAAGGAACAGTTAATTTGATAGGTGAAGATATTGCGACTATTTGGACAATTCGTGCTTTAGAAAGAGTAGGATTTACAGTGTTACAAGGTGGTAAATCTGCACAAATTACAGTAGAAGTTATTTCTAGTCCTCAAGAGGTTTTTTGGAAAGTCAGGAAATATAAAGCTGTGTCTACATATTATTCTTTATATGAAGTAATTAAATTTTTAAGTTTTTAA